GAGCCAGTTTGAATCAAGTGTTTGACCAGGAGATTTTTCGACCTTGGCAGATGAAGGATACGAGCTTTGGCCCGCGACTGGGTGCAGTTCCGACGGTTCGTGGACATGATGAGGGCTTGGTTCATGATCCCAAGGCACGGGTGCTAGGCGTGCACGCAGGTAGTGCGGGTCTGTTCTCGACTATTCACGATTTAAAGCTCTTTTTAGAGCATTATTTGCAGGATGATTTTGCAAAAGATTTATTTCAAAATTTTTCTCAAGAAGAGGGGAAAACGCGTAGTCTTGCTTGGAATTTAGAGGGTGATTGGCTAGATCATACCGGCTATACGGGTCCCTTTATCATGGTCAATCGTAAGAGGCAAGAAGCTGTCATTTTTTTGACCAATCGAACCTACGATAGGGATGACAGACCTAGATGGATCGAAGAACGTAGAAAACTGTGCGATGTCATTAAGCTCTGTTTGGAAACTCGATGAATGTTAAACCGAGAAGTGAAGTATAGATAGTTTTTGAACTGCTTGTGCAGCGATGTTATAAAAAATAAAGAAGAGAGGAACATCAGCTTGGGTTCCTTTCTTTTTCTCTGCCAAACAATCGCTTTTTTTTGTGAAATGTATTAGAATAATAAATAGAGAAATGCGAGAAAGAGACTATGACAAAAGAAATGGGTGTCGGAAAGGCACATAGTAAAATTATATTGATTGGGGAGCATGCGGTGGTTTATGGCTACCCAGCCATCTCTCTCCCCTTAAATAACATTGAGGTGACCTGCCGGATTGTTCCAGCTGAGCGTCCTTGGGTGCTTTATGAAGAAGACACGCTTTCAATGGCGGTTTTTGCGGCGCTGGATCATTTAGGGATTGGGGAAGCCTTTATCCGTTGTCAGGTGGATTCGATGGTGCCTGAAAAGCGGGGAATGGGTTCATCAGCTGCTGTTAGCATTGCAGCAATACGAGCGGTTTTTGACTATTTTGACGAGACCTTGGATGAGGAGACCTTGGAAATTTTGGCCAATCGTGCAGAGATGATTGCCCACATGAATCCTAGTGGTTTGGATGCCAAGACTTGCCTGAGCAATCGTGCTATTAAATTCATCAAAAATGTTGGATTTACGGAGCTTGATGTGGATTTGAAGGCTTATCTTTTGATTGCAGATACTGGTATTCATGGTCATACGAGAGAGGCTATCCAAAAGGTGGAAGAGGCAGGGAGATTGGCCCTCCACAATCTCCACCAGCTAGGAAATCTGACCAAGCAAATCGAGCAAGGAATTGCGCAACGAGATTTAGATGGAATTGGCCAAGCCATGACAAAAGCCCACAGTCATTTGAGGGCAATTG
The window above is part of the Streptococcus himalayensis genome. Proteins encoded here:
- the mvk gene encoding mevalonate kinase gives rise to the protein MTKEMGVGKAHSKIILIGEHAVVYGYPAISLPLNNIEVTCRIVPAERPWVLYEEDTLSMAVFAALDHLGIGEAFIRCQVDSMVPEKRGMGSSAAVSIAAIRAVFDYFDETLDEETLEILANRAEMIAHMNPSGLDAKTCLSNRAIKFIKNVGFTELDVDLKAYLLIADTGIHGHTREAIQKVEEAGRLALHNLHQLGNLTKQIEQGIAQRDLDGIGQAMTKAHSHLRAIGVSCEQADELVHLALEEGALGAKMSGGGLGGCIIALVKERNEVERLAQRLQEKGAINTWIENL
- a CDS encoding serine hydrolase domain-containing protein encodes the protein METVLSFIKEQMKSGLYPGASLAVYRAGAWEEHYVGQSDPARNQETRADLLYDLASVSKVVGVGTLLLVAMGQGLVELDQTFQTYQPQFRHSQITIRQLLTHTSGLDPFIPNRDTLSAEQLKAALYQLDLRESQAFHYTDVNFLLLGFLVEDIYGASLNQVFDQEIFRPWQMKDTSFGPRLGAVPTVRGHDEGLVHDPKARVLGVHAGSAGLFSTIHDLKLFLEHYLQDDFAKDLFQNFSQEEGKTRSLAWNLEGDWLDHTGYTGPFIMVNRKRQEAVIFLTNRTYDRDDRPRWIEERRKLCDVIKLCLETR